From one Lolium rigidum isolate FL_2022 chromosome 4, APGP_CSIRO_Lrig_0.1, whole genome shotgun sequence genomic stretch:
- the LOC124705791 gene encoding glutamyl-tRNA reductase 2-like: protein MMAGATSATAAAGAFAAAGAKARGTSAAACARVVAAGGRRRCGVVRCDAGGDAQAVAKAASIAALEQFKIFADRYMKERSSIAVIGLSVHTAPVEMREKLAVAEELWPRAIAELTGLNHIEEAAVLSTCNRMEIYVVALSWNRGIREVVDWMSTKSGIPASELREHLFMLRDSDATRHLFEVSAGLDSLVLGEGQILAQVKQVVRNGQNSGGLGKNIDRMFKDAITAGKRVRCETNISAGAVSVSSAAVELALMKLPRSECLSARMLLIGAGKMGKLVVKHLIAKGCTKVVVVNRSVERVDAIREEMKDIEIVYRPLTEMYEAAAEADVVFTSTASESLLFMKEHAGELPPISLAMGGVRLFVDISVPRNVGACVSEVEHARVYNVDDLKEVVEANKEDRLRKALEAQTIITQELKRFEAWRDSLETVPTIKKLRSYADRIRASELEKCLTKIGEDNLNKKMRRSIEELSTGIVNKLLHGPLQHLRCDGSDSRTLDETLENMHALNRMFSLDTEKAVLEQKIKAKVEKTQS, encoded by the exons ATGATGGCGGGAGCGACGTCAGCCACGGCCGCCGCGGGCGcattcgccgccgccggcgccaagGCGCGGGggacctccgccgccgcgtgcgcgagggtcgtcgccgccggcgggcGGAGGCGCTGCGGGGTCGTGCGCTGCGACGCCGGCGGGGACGCCCAGGCCGTCGCCAAGGCCGCCAGCATCGCCGCGCTCGAGCAGTTCAAGATCTTCGCCGACC GGTACATGAAGGAAAGGAGTAGCATAGCTGTGATAGGCCTCAGCGTACACACAGCACCAGTGGAGATGCGCGAAAAACTTGCTGTCGCAGAGGAACTATGGCCCCGTGCTATTGCAGAACTCACCGGTCTGAACCATATCGAAGAGGCTGCTGTTCTTAGTACCTGCAACAGAATGGAAATATATGTGGTGGCTTTATCGTGGAACCGTGGTATTAGAGAAGTAGTAGACTGGATGTCAACG aaaAGTGGAATTCCCGCTTCTGAGCTCAGGGAGCATCTCTTTATGTTGCGTGACAGTGATGCTACACGCCATCTGTTTGAGGTATCAGCTGGCCTTGACTCTTTGGTTCTTGGAGAAGGACAAATCCTTGCTCAGGTTAAACAAGTTGTCAGAAACGGGCAAAACAGTGGAGGCTTGGGAAAGAACATTGATAGGATGTTCAAGGATGCAATCACGGCTGGAAAGCGCGTCCGCTGCGAGACAAACATATCAGCTGGTGCTGTGTCTGTCAGTTCAGCTGCAGTTGAACTGGCCCTTATGAAGCTTCCAAGGTCTGAATGCTTGTCAGCTAGAATGCTTTTGATTGGTGCTGGCAAAATGGGCAAACTAGTGGTCAAACATTTGATCGCCAAAGGATGCACAAAGGTTGTTGTGGTGAACCGCTCAGTGGAAAGGGTGGATGCCATTCGTGAAGAGATGAAAGACATCGAGATTGTGTACAGGCCTCTTACAGAGATGTATGAAGCTGCTGCTGAAGCTGATGTTGTGTTCACAAGCACAGCATCTGAATCCTTATTGTTCATGAAGGAGCACGCAGGGGAGCTTCCTCCTATTTCTCTTGCTATGGGTGGTGTTCGTCTTTTTGTCGACATATCTGTCCCGAGGAATGTCGGTGCCTGTGTGTCCGAGGTGGAGCATGCACGGGTGTACAATGTTGATGACTTGAAAGAGGTGGTGGAAGCCAACAAGGAAGACCGTCTCAGGAAAGCATTGGAGGCCCAAACAATTATTACCCAAGAACTGAAACGGTTTGAGGCATGGAGGGACTCACTGGAGACTGTCCCGACCATCAAAAAGCTGAGGTCGTACGCGGACAGGATCAGGGCTTCCGAGCTCGAGAAGTGCCTGACGAAGATCGGGGAAGACAATCTCAATAAGAAGATGAGGAGGTCCATCGAGGAGCTCAGCACCGGCATAGTGAACAAGCTCCTTCACGGCCCATTGCAGCACCTGAGATGTGACGGCAGCGACAGCCGCACCCTTGATGAAACACTCGAGAACATGCACGCGCTCAACAGAATGTTCAGCCTCGACACTGAGAAGGCGGTCCTTGAGCAGAAGATCAAGGCAAAGGTAGAGAAGACCCAAAGCTGA
- the LOC124705794 gene encoding thylakoid lumenal 17.4 kDa protein, chloroplastic-like, translating into MVSSCLASPAAACGGSALRLQQQQPRACRVTCLADAGGTGSRAKAAGGFACGLLAAWAVASAPGPVIAAGQRLPPLSTDPNRCQAAFVGNTIGQANGVYDKVLDLRFCDFSNEKDNLKGKTLSAALMSDAKFDGADMTEVVMSKAYAVGASFKGTDFTNAVIDRAVFSKADLEGAIFKNTVLSGSTFEGANLKDVSFEDTLIGYIDLQKLCRNTSINEDTRLELGCR; encoded by the exons ATGGTCTCGTCCTGCCTcgcctcgccggccgccgcgtgCGGTGGCTCTGCCCTCCgactgcagcagcagcagcccagGGCTTGCCGCGTGACGTGCTTGGCCGACGCGGGGGGTACCGGGAGCCGCGCCAAGGCGGCGGGAGGGTTCGCGTGCGGCTTGCTCGCGGCCTGGGCCGTCGCGTCCGCGCCCGGCCCGGTGATCGCCGCCGGTCAG AGGCTGCCTCCACTATCAACAGATCCAAACAGATGTCAGGCTGCATTTGTTGGGAACACAATCGGTCAGGCAAATGGGGTCTATGACAAGGTGCTTGATCTCCGCTTCTGTGATTTCTCAAATGAGAAAGATAATCTGAAGGGCAAGACTCTGTCTGCAGCTTTGATGTCCGATGCAAAGTTTGATGGCGCTGACATGACAGAAGTTGTCATGTCCAAGGCCTATGCTGTTGGTGCAAGTTTCAAAG GCACGGACTTCACGAATGCAGTGATAGACCGTGCTGTTTTCTCAAAGGCCGACCTTGAAGGTGCAATCTTTAAGAACACCGTCTTGTCAGGATCAACCTTCGAGGGTGCTAATTTGAAGGATGTCTCCTTCGAGGACACACTCATTGGCTACATTGACCTTCAGAAGCTATGCAGAAACACCAGCATAAACGAAGACACGAGATTGGAGTTGGGCTGCAGGTGA
- the LOC124647560 gene encoding uncharacterized protein LOC124647560 encodes MTPASMVGMPKSPRSMAFSAAAAPFGERRKARFCVAASGRDEQHQPALPSMAAVPASLRAIQAKRKVAAARGVPRASSAAGCAVAALAAAVEAVQGAAVGGASGAARGAGDAVAWVFQKVHFESPDLAVGLLGLVASCLGTAVEMEMERMRAREAEASARKTEPVASAADAQDDDHCDDAEEADDVPMLVGLDLEKELWARIGIQHGDDDDNMPPMGVDEDEQEAINIARAELRKASYERIIATSEANSLILSNYAQLLYEFDKDLDRAEDYFKRAVAIEPPDGEAMRRYGMFLWQARGDLVGAEDMFTGAIDEDPDSSHHRSSYAWFLWMTGGVETCVIDSGSNNDPE; translated from the exons ATGACGCCGGCGAGCATGGTTGGCATGCCCAAGAGCCCCCGGTCTATGGCGTTCTCGGCGGCTGCCGCGCCGTTCGGGGAGCGGAGGAAGGCCCGGTTCTGCGTCGCGGCGTCCGGCAGGGACGAACAGCATCAGCCGGCGCTACCGTCGATGGCTGCCGTGCCGGCGTCGCTGCGCGCGATCCAGGCCaagaggaaggtggcggcggcgcgcggggtgccGCGGGCGTCGAGCGCCGCCGGGTGCGCGGTGGCGGCGCTggccgcggccgtggaggcggtgcAGGGCGCGGCGGTCGGCGGAGCCTCGGGCGCCGCGCGCGGTGCCGGGGACGCCGTGGCCTGGGTCTTCCAGAAGGTGCACTTCGAGTCTCCCGACCTCGCCGTGGGCCTGCTCGGCCTCGTCGCGTCATGCCTCGGCACGGccgtggagatggagatggagcggATGAGGGCCAGGGAGGCCGAGGCGTCGGCCAGAAAGACGGAACCCGTTGCCAGTGCCGCCGACGCCCAGGACGATGACCACTGCGACGACGCGGAGGAGGCCGACGATGTGCCAATGCTGGTGGGGCTGGACCTGGAGAAGGAGCTCTGGGCCAGGATCGGCATCCAGCATGGCGACGACGACGATAACATGCCGCCGATGGGCGtggacgaggacgagcaggaggccATCAACATCGCCCGCGCCGAGCTGCGCAAGGCCTCGTACGAGCGGATCATCGCCACCTCCGAGGCCAACTCGCTCATCCTCTCCAACTACGCGCAGCTCCTCTACGAGTTCGACAAGGATCTCGACAG GGCTGAGGACTACTTCAAACGTGCCGTGGCCATCGAGCCGCCTGACGGCGAGGCGATGCGGAGATACGGCATGTTCCTCTGGCAAGCCCGCGGCGACCTCGTCGGCGCAGAGGACATGTTCACCGGCGCCATCGACGAGGATCCGGACAGCAGCCACCACCGGAGCAGCTACGCGTGGTTCCTCTGGATGACCGGCGGCGTTGAGACCTGCGTCATCGACTCCGGCAGCAACAACGACCCCGAGTGA
- the LOC124706824 gene encoding uncharacterized protein LOC124706824 — MAAMDGGDNDGGGILTFEKLERYAIWVGGSVAAAFFTSMERCSCIHLHTVDDDGDDDPEEAKDRPLMLSRPQALPEYYYDRSGSSASFAKM, encoded by the coding sequence ATGGCAGCCATGGACGGCGGCGACAACGACGGCGGCGGGATCCTGACCTTCGAGAAGCTGGAGAGGTACGCGATCTGGGTTGGCGGGAGCGTGGCCGCGGCATTCTTTACCTCCATGGAGCGGTGCTCCTGCATCCACCTTCACACCgtggacgacgacggcgacgatgacccCGAGGAGGCCAAGGACCGCCCCCTCATGCTGTCCCGCCCCCAGGCCCTCCCCGAGTACTACTACGACCGATCCGGGTCCTCCGCGTCCTTCGCCAAGATGTGA